The Oceanidesulfovibrio indonesiensis region GGGACCGGGGGCGGTGCGGGTTGGCAAACCGGGGGGGTGCTAGAAGGGCCAGATCATGGGGATGAACACCACGCAGATGATGAAGCTGATGATCTGCAGCGGCCAACCCGCCTTGAAGTAGTCCATGAACCTGTAGTTGCCCGGGCCCAGTACGATGGTGTTGGGGGGAGTGGCTACAGGAGTCAGGAAGCAGGCCGATGCTGACATTGCAATGCCCATCACGACAGGCAGGGGCGAGATGCCGCTCTTGATGGCGATCGGTATTGCCAGGGGCGCCATGAGCGCCGTGGTGGCGGTGTTGGACATGAAGTTGGTCACCAAGGCCGTGATGCCGCAGCAGACGGCGAGGATGAGGTACGGGTTGTCCACCATGTTGACCACGTTCTCGGCGATCAGGGCTGCAGCGCTGGACTTTTCCATGGCCGTGGACATGGAGAGCATGCCGGCGAACAGAAAGATGGTGGTCCAGTCAACCGACCTGAAGGCTTCCTTCATGGTCATGCAGCCGGTGATGACCACGAGACAGGCGCCCAGCATGGCGGCGACCTCAAGGGCCAGAAACTTGGTGGCCATGGCTGCCACGACGAACGCGAAGATGAGCAGGGAGAAGGGCATCTTTTCGGGGCGTTTGGGCTTTGCGGCCAGCTCTTCCTCGGTGCATTCCACCACGGAATCGGGCAGGAATTTTTTCCCGATGAGCGCGTAATAGGCGATGCCCACCACGAAGAGGATGGCGCCGATCTTGGCGAATTCGAAGAAGGCGAAGGGGGCCACGCCTTCCGGCCCCATCTTTTCCAGCACGGAGTTGACCAGGCCGTTGGGAGGCGTACCGACCAGGGTCATGGTGCCGCCCAGGGACGCGGCAAAGGCCACGGGCATGAGGATCTTGCCCGGTTTGATGTTCGCGCTGGCGCACATGCCCATGATCATGGGAATGGCCACCACGGTGGTGCCGGTGTTGGACAGGAAGGCGGAAAGAATGCCCACCGAAAGCATGGACAAGAGGAGCAGCGAGGTCTGGTTGCCTTTGGAGAGCTTGACTGTAGCTTTGCCCACCTTATCCGCAAAGCCCGTGACAAACGTGGCCTCGCCCACGATGAACATGGCCATGAAGATGATCACCCACTTGTTGCCGAAGTTGGCGAAAGCGGCCGCCGAAGGAATTATGTTGAATATGGACAAGGCGACCGGGACCAGCATGGCCGTGACGGGGAGCGGAATCACCTCGGTGAAGAAGAGAACGGCAGCCACCGCGAGAATGGCGAGGGTGATGTAGGCGTGCGATGTCGGCGGCTGCGGGACGGCGCCCTGGGCAAAGCAGAGGCCTGCGGTGAGCAAGACTATCGAGGCTACGAGCAATACCGCCAGAAGTATTTTCCTGGGCATATTCCCTCTCTTTTTTTTGGTAAAATAGTAGGGGCTGAGCATGGTTTTCATATATTCTTCAAACGGGCTGATTGACCTGACTGTGCAGCAAGCAAGGCCGCCCGCCGACCGGATATCCGGCAGCGGGCGGTATCGAATAAGCTAGCCATAGCTTTCCACAAAGGCGTTGATGCGTTTCCGCGATGTGGCGATGCGGTCCCGGAGCTGGATGGCGTAGGCGTCCAGATCCTCGATGGTGGTCGACGCCACGCCGGAATCCATGGCCGCCTTGGCCACGGCTGGGGTCTCCCACTCCAGCATGCGCGGGTCCAGAGGCTTGGGGATCACATAGTCATACCCGAAGGTGAGTTCCTTCACGCCGTAGGCGTCGCAGATCTCGCTGGGCACGGGTTCCTTGGCCAGGGCGGCCAGCGCTTCGGCAGCCGCCACCTTCATGGGCTCGTTGATCTCCGAAGCCTGCACGTCCAGGGCGCCGCGGAAGATGTACGGGAAGCCGGAAACGTTGTTCACCTGGTTGGGGTAATCGGTGCGGCCTGTTCCCATGATGCACTCCGGCACGGCGTCCTTGGCGTCCGGATAGCTGATCTCGGGGTCCGGGTTGGCCATGGCGAAGATGATGGGCTTGGGAGCCATCGCCTTGACCATATCCTTGCTCACGAGATCCTTTGTGGACAGGCCCAGGAAAACGTCCGCGCCCTTCAAGCACTCTTCCAGGGTGGCTTCCCTGTCCTGGGCGAACTCTTCCTTGTACTTGTTCAGGCCTGCGCGCCCTTTGGTGATGAGGCCGCGGGAGTCGAACATGAAGATGTTCCCGGGGTCGATGCCCAGGGACACGTAGAACTTGCTGCAGGCGATGCCGGCTGCGCCGGCGCCCACCACGACCACCTTCAGGTCCTCCATCTTGCGGTTGGTGATCTCGCAGGCGTTGATGAGCCCGGCGCCGGAGATGACGGCGGTGCCGTGCTGGTCGTCGTGGAACACGGGGATGTTCATCTCGGCCTTGAGGGT contains the following coding sequences:
- a CDS encoding SLC13 family permease; translated protein: MPRKILLAVLLVASIVLLTAGLCFAQGAVPQPPTSHAYITLAILAVAAVLFFTEVIPLPVTAMLVPVALSIFNIIPSAAAFANFGNKWVIIFMAMFIVGEATFVTGFADKVGKATVKLSKGNQTSLLLLSMLSVGILSAFLSNTGTTVVAIPMIMGMCASANIKPGKILMPVAFAASLGGTMTLVGTPPNGLVNSVLEKMGPEGVAPFAFFEFAKIGAILFVVGIAYYALIGKKFLPDSVVECTEEELAAKPKRPEKMPFSLLIFAFVVAAMATKFLALEVAAMLGACLVVITGCMTMKEAFRSVDWTTIFLFAGMLSMSTAMEKSSAAALIAENVVNMVDNPYLILAVCCGITALVTNFMSNTATTALMAPLAIPIAIKSGISPLPVVMGIAMSASACFLTPVATPPNTIVLGPGNYRFMDYFKAGWPLQIISFIICVVFIPMIWPF
- a CDS encoding malic enzyme-like NAD(P)-binding protein, which translates into the protein MALFTKEEALNYHQYPRRGKVEVIPIKPCNNQKDLSMAYSPGVAEACKAIAADPANAALYTGRSNLVAVVSNGSAVLGLGNIGPLAGKPVMEGKGVLFKTFTDIDVFDINLDITDPEKLVEVVKTMEPTFGGINLEDIKAPECFYIEDTLKAEMNIPVFHDDQHGTAVISGAGLINACEITNRKMEDLKVVVVGAGAAGIACSKFYVSLGIDPGNIFMFDSRGLITKGRAGLNKYKEEFAQDREATLEECLKGADVFLGLSTKDLVSKDMVKAMAPKPIIFAMANPDPEISYPDAKDAVPECIMGTGRTDYPNQVNNVSGFPYIFRGALDVQASEINEPMKVAAAEALAALAKEPVPSEICDAYGVKELTFGYDYVIPKPLDPRMLEWETPAVAKAAMDSGVASTTIEDLDAYAIQLRDRIATSRKRINAFVESYG